A genome region from Bacteroides stercoris ATCC 43183 includes the following:
- the miaB gene encoding tRNA (N6-isopentenyl adenosine(37)-C2)-methylthiotransferase MiaB, with amino-acid sequence MENMTGADFKSATADDNRKLFIETYGCQMNVADSEVIASVMQMAGYSVADTLEEADAVFMNTCSIRDNAEQKILNRLEFFHSLKKKKKNLIVGVLGCMAERVKDDLITNHHVDLVVGPDAYLSLPDLIAAVEAGEKAINVELSTTETYRDVIPSRICGNHISGFVSIMRGCNNFCTYCIVPYTRGRERSRDVESILNEVADLVAKGYKEVTLLGQNVNSYRFEKADGEVVTFPMLLRTVAESAPGVRIRFTTSHPKDMSDETLQVIAEVPNVCKHIHLPVQSGSSRILKLMNRKYTREWYLERVDAIRRIISDCGLSTDIFSGFHSETEEDHRLSLSLMEECGYDAAFMFKYSERPGTYASKHLPDDVPEEVKIRRLNEIIALQNRLSAEANARCMGKTYEVLVEGVSKRSRDQLFGRTEQNRVVVFDRGTHRVGDFVNVKITESSSATLKGEEV; translated from the coding sequence ATGGAAAATATGACGGGAGCAGACTTTAAATCTGCAACTGCTGATGACAACAGAAAGTTGTTCATCGAGACGTACGGCTGCCAGATGAATGTGGCAGACAGTGAAGTGATAGCCTCTGTGATGCAGATGGCGGGGTATTCGGTGGCCGATACACTGGAAGAGGCGGATGCGGTATTCATGAATACCTGTTCTATCCGCGACAATGCCGAACAGAAAATTTTAAACCGGCTGGAGTTTTTTCATTCGCTCAAGAAGAAAAAGAAGAATCTGATTGTCGGTGTGTTGGGATGTATGGCGGAACGTGTCAAGGACGACCTGATTACGAACCACCATGTCGACTTGGTGGTGGGGCCGGATGCTTATCTCAGCCTGCCCGATTTGATTGCGGCTGTGGAAGCCGGTGAGAAAGCCATTAACGTGGAGCTGTCCACAACGGAGACTTACCGCGATGTGATACCTTCGCGTATCTGCGGTAACCACATCTCCGGCTTTGTCTCTATCATGCGCGGTTGCAATAACTTCTGTACCTACTGCATCGTTCCCTATACACGCGGACGGGAACGCAGCCGTGATGTGGAAAGTATCTTGAATGAAGTGGCGGATTTGGTGGCTAAAGGCTATAAGGAAGTGACCCTGCTGGGGCAGAATGTCAACTCGTACCGTTTTGAGAAGGCGGACGGGGAGGTTGTCACTTTCCCTATGTTGTTGCGCACCGTAGCAGAGTCTGCACCGGGCGTACGCATCCGTTTCACTACTTCGCACCCCAAGGATATGAGCGATGAAACCCTGCAGGTTATTGCGGAAGTGCCCAATGTGTGCAAGCATATCCACCTGCCCGTGCAGAGCGGAAGCAGCCGTATCCTGAAACTGATGAACCGTAAGTATACCCGTGAATGGTATCTGGAGCGTGTAGATGCTATCCGCCGTATCATTTCCGACTGCGGTTTGTCTACGGATATATTTTCCGGTTTCCATTCCGAGACGGAAGAAGACCACCGGCTTTCTCTTTCCCTGATGGAAGAATGCGGTTATGATGCCGCCTTTATGTTCAAGTATTCCGAGCGTCCGGGTACGTATGCCAGCAAGCATTTGCCGGATGATGTGCCGGAAGAGGTGAAGATCCGCCGTCTGAATGAAATTATCGCTTTGCAGAACCGCCTTTCTGCCGAAGCCAACGCCCGCTGCATGGGTAAAACCTACGAAGTATTGGTGGAGGGAGTGTCCAAGCGTTCGCGCGACCAGCTCTTCGGACGTACCGAGCAGAACCGGGTAGTGGTTTTCGATAGGGGTACGCATCGCGTGGGCGATTTTGTGAACGTGAAAATCACGGAAAGCAGTTCGGCTACGCTGAAAGGAGAAGAAGTGTGA
- a CDS encoding acetyl-CoA hydrolase/transferase family protein, whose product MAFNYISAAEAASLIKHGYNIGLSGFTPAGTAKAVTAELAKIAEAEHAKGNPFQVGIFTGASTGDSCDGVLSRVKAIRYRAPYTTNPDFRKAVNNGEIAYNDIHLSQMAQEVRYGFMGKVNVAIIEACEVTPDGKIYLTAAGGIAPTICCLADQIIIELNAAHSKNAMGLHDVYEPLDPPYRREIPIFKPSDRIGQPYIQVDPKKIVGIVETNWPDEARSFAAADPLTDKIGQNVADFLAADMKRGIIPSTFLPLQSGVGNIANAVLGALGRDKTIPAFEMYTEVIQNSVIGLIREGRVKFGSACSLTVTNDCLNGIYEDMDFFRDKLVLRPSEISNSPEVVRRLGIISINTAIEADLYGNVNSTHIGGTKMMNGIGGSGDFTRNAYISIFTCPSVAKEGKISAIVPMVSHVDHSEHDVNIIVTEQGVADLRGKSPKERAQAIIENCVHPDYKNILWDYLKLTDGKAQTPHSMRAALAMHAELAKSGDMKNVDWAQYK is encoded by the coding sequence ATGGCATTTAATTACATTTCAGCAGCAGAAGCTGCAAGCCTGATTAAACATGGCTACAATATCGGCCTGAGCGGATTTACTCCCGCAGGCACAGCCAAAGCCGTTACGGCTGAACTGGCAAAAATAGCAGAAGCGGAACATGCCAAAGGAAACCCTTTCCAGGTAGGCATTTTTACAGGAGCTTCAACCGGCGACTCCTGTGACGGTGTCCTCTCACGCGTCAAAGCCATCCGCTACCGTGCTCCTTACACAACCAACCCCGATTTCCGCAAAGCGGTGAACAACGGCGAGATTGCCTACAATGATATCCATTTGTCGCAAATGGCGCAAGAAGTACGCTACGGTTTCATGGGAAAAGTAAATGTCGCCATCATCGAAGCCTGCGAGGTGACTCCCGACGGTAAAATCTACCTGACTGCTGCCGGAGGTATCGCTCCCACTATCTGCTGCCTTGCCGACCAGATTATCATAGAGCTGAATGCAGCACACAGCAAAAACGCCATGGGCCTGCACGACGTCTACGAACCGCTCGACCCGCCTTACCGCCGCGAAATACCTATCTTCAAGCCGAGCGACCGTATCGGACAGCCTTACATCCAGGTAGACCCGAAAAAGATTGTGGGCATCGTGGAAACCAACTGGCCGGACGAAGCCCGCTCTTTCGCCGCTGCCGACCCGCTGACCGACAAAATCGGACAGAACGTAGCCGACTTCCTTGCCGCAGATATGAAACGCGGTATCATCCCTTCCACCTTCCTCCCGTTACAGTCGGGCGTAGGCAACATCGCCAACGCAGTATTAGGTGCTTTGGGACGTGACAAGACGATTCCGGCATTCGAGATGTACACAGAGGTTATCCAGAACTCCGTTATCGGACTGATTCGCGAAGGCCGCGTGAAGTTTGGCAGCGCCTGCTCACTGACCGTAACCAACGACTGCCTGAACGGTATATACGAGGATATGGACTTCTTCCGCGACAAGCTGGTTCTCCGTCCGTCGGAAATATCCAACAGTCCCGAAGTGGTGCGCCGTTTAGGTATTATCTCCATCAACACGGCCATCGAAGCCGACCTCTACGGAAACGTAAACTCCACCCATATCGGCGGCACGAAGATGATGAACGGTATCGGCGGTTCGGGCGACTTTACGCGCAACGCCTACATCTCCATCTTCACCTGCCCGTCCGTAGCCAAAGAAGGCAAAATCAGCGCCATCGTACCGATGGTATCCCATGTGGACCACAGCGAGCATGATGTCAACATCATCGTTACCGAACAAGGTGTTGCCGACCTGCGCGGCAAGAGCCCGAAAGAACGTGCACAGGCAATCATCGAGAACTGTGTTCATCCGGACTACAAGAATATCCTGTGGGATTATCTGAAACTGACCGACGGCAAAGCGCAGACTCCTCATTCCATGCGTGCCGCTCTGGCTATGCACGCCGAACTGGCAAAAAGCGGGGATATGAAGAATGTGGACTGGGCACAGTATAAATAA